A DNA window from Helianthus annuus cultivar XRQ/B chromosome 15, HanXRQr2.0-SUNRISE, whole genome shotgun sequence contains the following coding sequences:
- the LOC110913903 gene encoding uncharacterized protein LOC110913903 — translation MVSMIQQFEVLYLDMVGRQYDCLINPLGAVRSTFEKVVATGADPTSFDDLSIHNVSEINERELHGAFLCLSGLLYGTLRRRSCESSSGRSSFFVIDYLARFAVDEHNKKQNTLLEFGKVLDAKEQLVAGTLYFITLEATDGGVKKTYEAKVWVKEWENFKELLEFKPVDAATPVCGGITEVKDFANSLVIDDFARFAVDEHNNKQASYISLLFGAVGTVISITIISFGAIHIFKRMNVGSLDLGYFLGIAYLTLLCHRLSKYT, via the exons ATGGTTTCAATGATTCAACAGTTTGAAGTGTTGTATCTGGATATGGTGGGACGTCAATACGATTGCTTGATTAACCCTCTCGGGGCCGTCCGATCAACGTTTGAGAAGGTGGTGGCAACTGGTGCAGATCCGACATCATTTGACG ATTTGAGTATCCACAACGTTTCAGAAATTAATGAAAGAGAACTGCATGGAGCCTTTCTTTGTCTCTCAG GTCTTCTGTATGGGACTTTG CGAAGAAGATCTTGCGAAAGTAGTTCAGGACGATCGTCATTCTTTGTGATCGACTATCTCGCTCGATTCGCCGTCGATGAACACAACAAGAAGCAG AATACCCTGCTGGAATTTGGTAAGGTACTGGATGCAAAGGAGCAGTTAGTAGCTGGTACATTGTATTTTATCACACTTGAAGCAACTGATGGTGGTGTCAAAAAGACTTACGAAGCCAAGGTTTGGGTTAAGGAATGGGAAAACTTCAAAGAATTGCTGGAGTTCAAGCCTGTTGATGCTGCCACCCCAGTTTGTGGAGGAATTACAGAAGTAAAGGACTTTGCAAACAGCCTTGTGATCGACGATTTCGCTCGATTCGCCGTGGATGAACACAACAATAAGCAGGCATCATATATCTCTTTGCTATTTGGTGCTGTAGGTACTGTGATATCGATCACCATCATTTCGTTTG GTGCTATACACATTTTCAAAAGAATGAATGTCGGTTCTCTTGACCTCGGATATTTTCTTGGTATCGCTTACTTAACTCTTTTATGTCATCGCCTTTCTAAATATACCTAA
- the LOC110913904 gene encoding wall-associated receptor kinase-like 8, translated as MKLFEAYCLIVLFSLTTIAIAEAPRYAMSGCDDMCGNVRIPYPFGIGANCSINSWYMVDCNSSRPYLSALKQLEILSVNLENQTVTVNTPKYSDCQNPVPNSINLGSSPFLFSKSHNKFIYEGCGNAVMMDSGSEVLTGCSTYCHNESRSTRNSCFGISCCQSIIPHYLKSYTINISRQDGEDRGCGSAFIVDEYYSYVEGRFSENNNSYVPVSLLWTLPQLSDIYQDLCVGFYYTLAIVEVDLGNGNTMKSWKCLRDPRVLGIWQLAGNPYIYDGTTVIVREECVSCRSRGNYCGYDPIYDADGILFKYNLTCSSIDFQPPVEESKMSLGVILGNACTLYLK; from the exons ATGAAGTTATTTGAAGCTTACTGTTTAATTGTCTTATTTTCATTAACCACAATAGCAATAGCAGAAGCTCCAAGATACGCCATGTCAGGGTGCGATGATATGTGTGGGAACGTGAGAATTCCATACCCTTTTGGAATCGGTGCCAATTGTTCTATCAACAGTTGGTACATGGTTGATTGCAACTCCTCGAGGCCATATCTATCTGCACTCAAGCAGTTAGAAATCTTGAGTGTAAACTTGGAAAATCAAACGGTAACAGTTAATACACCGAAATACTCTGATTGCCAAAACCCAGTTCCAAATAGCATCAATCTGGGTAGCAGCCCATTTCTGTTTTCCAAATCACACAATAAATTTATTTATGAGGGGTGTGGTAATGCTGTCATGATGGACAGCGGAAGTGAAGTGCTCACTGGGTGTTCGACTTATTGTCACAATGAAAGTCGTAGCACTAGAAACAGCTGTTTTGGCATCAGTTGTTGCCAATCCATAATTCCTCACTATCTCAAGTCGTACACAATTAACATCAGTAGACAGGATGGAGAAGATAGAGGTTGTGGGTCTGCCTTTATAGTGGATGAATATTATTCATATGTTGAAGGTAGGTTTTCAGAGAATAACAACTCTTATGTTCCAGTATCACTTCTTTGGACCCTTCCACAACTAAGTGACATCTATCAAGACCTTTGTGTTGGTTTCTACTATACATTAGCTATAGTTGAGGTAGATCTGGGAAATGGTAATACAATGAAGTCTTGGAAATGCTTACGTGATCCGAGAGTACTTGGTATATGGCAATTAGCTGGAAACCCTTACATATACGACGGAACCACTG TTATAGTCAGAGAAGAGTGTGTAAGCTGCAGAAGTAGAGGAAATTACTGTGGCTATGACCCAATATATGATGCTGATGGCATATTATTCAAATACAACCTCACTTGTAGTAGTATCGATTTTCAGCCTCCTGTAGAAGAAAGCAAAATGTCATTGGGTGTTATTCTAGGTAATGCTTGTACTCTCTACTTAAAATAA
- the LOC110913905 gene encoding wall-associated receptor kinase-like 9 translates to MFVIHSGITISMGVLFLITTSYILYKLIKKIIEKRRRKKFFKRNGGLLLNQQEEANPSLVDKTIIFTSRELEKATDNFNDNRILGRGGQGTVYKGMLVDGRIVAVKKSKVIDESQLEQFINEVVILSQVNHRNVVKLLGCCLETDVPLLVSEFIPNGTLYDCLHNETNEFRISLNMRLQIGTEVAGALAYLHSATSIPIYHRDIKTTNVLLDDKYRAKVSDFGTSRFVAIDQTHLTTLVKGTFGYLDPEYFQSSQFTEKSDVYSFGVVLVELLTGEKPISLTRFGEHRSLATHFLLAMEEGRVMSIFDSMVIKEGTRDELLVVANLAMRCLNLNGKNRPTMKEVAIELETIRTSHVPSVVQTSIRPLMCGDALTYGESSSTFLSFNDGISQ, encoded by the coding sequence ATGTTTGTTATTCACTCAGGTATTACTATAAGCATGGGTGTACTATTTCTTATCACGACTAGCTATATATTGTATAAACTGATCAAGAAAATCATAGAGAAGAGACGACGAAAGAAGTTTTTTAAACGCAATGGTGGTTTACTCTTAAATCAACAAGAAGAAGCTAACCCCTCTTTGGTTGATAAAACCATAATTTTCACATCACGTGAGTTGGAAAAAGCCACAGATAACTTTAATGATAACAGAATTCTGGGACGAGGAGGCCAAGGTACAGTTTATAAAGGGATGTTAGTGGATGGAAGGATTGTGGCAGTTAAGAAATCAAAAGTAATTGATGAAAGCCAATTAGAGCAGTTCATCAATGAGGTAGTTATTCTTTCCCAAGTCAATCACAGGAATGTGGTCAAACTATTGGGATGTTGCCTAGAGACAGATGTTCCTTTGCTAGTTTCAGAATTCATTCCAAATGGTACTTTGTATGATTGTCTTCACAACGAGACCAACGAGTTCCGAATTTCTTTGAACATGAGATTACAAATAGGCACAGAAGTTGCAGGAGCACTTGCTTACTTGCATTCAGCAACTTCCATTCCTATTTACCACAGGGATATCAAAACTACTAATGTACTTTTGGATGATAAATACAGGGCCAAAGTTTCTGACTTTGGAACTTCAAGGTTTGTAGCAATTGATCAAACTCATTTGACTACCTTAGTTAAAGGTACATTTGGTTACCTAGATCCCGAGTATTTCCAATCTAGCCAATTCACAGAAAAGAGTGATGTTTATAGCTTTGGAGTTGTTTTGGTTGAACTCTTGACCGGTGAAAAGCCAATTTCCCTAACTAGATTTGGTGAACATAGAAGTCTAGCTACGCACTTTTTGCTGGCTATGGAAGAAGGACGCGTTATGTCTATTTTTGATTCAATGGTGATTAAAGAGGGTACAAGAGATGAACTTCTGGTAGTGGCCAACCTTGCAATGCGATGCTTGAATCTGAATGGAAAGAATAGACCAACTATGAAAGAAGTAGCTATAGAGTTAGAAACTATAAGAACGTCTCACGTACCCTCTGTGGTTCAAACTAGCATCAGACCGCTGATGTGTGGGGATGCATTAACATATGGTGAATCATCTTCAACGTTCTTGAGTTTCAATGATGGTATTAGTCAATGA